A window of Poecilia reticulata strain Guanapo linkage group LG7, Guppy_female_1.0+MT, whole genome shotgun sequence genomic DNA:
CAGAGTATTAAGAATAATAAAGAACTGATAGACTCACAGTGAATAGAAAATCAGTCAGAATCTGATAATAACCAGAAACATCAGATCCAATCAACATGGGAATAGCGCACCAGACAYAATATCAGCTTTTTCAATCTGTTAGAAAACCYGTGGGCTAATTGCTGCATTACAGATGCACTAAAAACTGGACAATTCTGTCATCCCAGTCAGAAAAATCAGCTGATTGCCCTCTGAAATTGGATTTCCCACTGGGGAAACTGAGCAACTCAGACTACCCCTAGTTATAACTTGTAAGGCGGACTTTGCATTTCAATATGGCCACTCCTCACATCTACAGTAGTGAGATGTGATAGAAACATGTTTACAGAACACAGGTGGAAGAATGCATCTTAAATCAGTGTTACATGTAGAGCCTGGAATGATGTGAKGAAGAAATTTAAAGTGGTGTTTAtggaaagtaaagcttaaaatgtttgtcagaGCTAATGCAATGGATGGGTGTCGCCATGTTGAAATTCACACTTCTTAACTAGAattcaattatttcttaaaaaaataaagatcttgtttttctaaacttttcagttttgagATTATGCCACACGAATAAAGGATGGGTTTATTTTKGGGtcttttttaacttctttttacCAGGATGCTAAGAAATTCCTCCTCATCTGTCACCGCTTGGTTTCCCCACACACTGACAATGTTTCTCCTCTAGAGACGTCCTCAAAACTGGTCAATTCTAAGAAAGCTGATTCTTACAATGTAATCAGAAAAGTACTTCAGGAAGAGTGGATAAAAAAATCCCGTCGGGGGCTCTGACTTTTAAAACATCTCAGATACAACATGATCTAGTTTTACAGGATTCCAGAGTTTGGAGAATCTTCCAATGTTGTAATTACCTTGTGCTTTTCTGCTGATCATCATTCTGAAAACCTCCAGGATGCTTTCTAATAGTAGGCCGTCAATCTTCCCTCGACAGTCAAAACTCCTCAACCTGAAGGCCTTTCAGAGAAACACTGAGGAAATCTCAAACATCTGGACTCAGTGTTCACAGGAACTAATCCTAGACATCATGTTGCTGCACACGCAAACTCCAATCCTCCTCTGCCCAATGTCTACTTGGATAATACATCCAAAACCAACAACGTGGTACAAAATATCAgaataaacttatttaaataatttaaatagcCATACTATAGCTGAAATCCTggtcaaaattttttttaaaatagccaCAGAGAAGTGCTCACATTGGTATGTACAATTAAGGGCAAATTTGAGATTTCCTAACTAGGCRATTTCCCAGAGCCCAAAGGGAAGGAAAACTAAGATTGGACCTTAAAATTTTGGTTCACAGCTYTCCTTCAGCAGAAAGATAAAGTCCTACATTTAAGTCGTCTTTTCTCCGTCTACCCATCGCCCAAAACGTGCGACAAGTCCTCAAAGTCACAGTCGAACAGTTCGCTGATTCCTTCATGGTCCTCCAGTCCAAAGTGGTAGTCGTGTCTATAGGGAGGGGAGAGGTTGATAAAACTGTCCAACGGGAGAGGAAGGCATTCTCCGTTCAGGAGGTCCGAGGACGAGAGAGGCGACAGGTCAAAGGGCCCGATGTCCCCCAGGCTGGAGAACAGGTCTCCCCCCAGGAGAGATTCTGTTGACGAAAGTGAgaggtgtgaaaaaaaaaagacaatggtGCGGGAACGCAGCCAACCACAAAAGATGTTAGAGTTATGTTTAAGCACTGTGGTGAAACCGGTCGTTCCTGCTGAGAGATTGATCAACTTCTGAGATAACCAAACAtgtcaacagaaaaataaaaccttaaaaaatccTGCCAAACATGCGATGTAGGCACTGCAATTTAACCTGTCTTTACACTTATCTAGTTAATTACTGGAGCAACATTTCAGCAGACGATGGCTAAAACCAATGAAAAACAGGGTTTTCCAGACTCTTTTTATATGTGATTTCTGATCTATTTAGGCCCAACAGAACAccttataattttatttttgttttttattttcaattttacacCATTTCCACTGTAGTGGACAACAAGATGATTTACTTCTGCCATTACGACCTGAAAGAGACACGAAAAACTAATAGGATCTGATGTTAACTTAAATATGCATTCagtttgatcaaaaacaaatttagtttAAAGGAACCTTATTGCGGTCATGTGGTTATGGtatgttcatattttcacacaCCATTCATTCGCCCTGAACCGCAGTgaccctctgtgtgtgtgctgctacYCACTAACCAAACACCCGATTCTCTGGGTAAACTCTGCAGTACATGTGGCTTTTTCCCCTTGCAAAGCACAAATCGCTGCTCGTCTTAATCTGATTAGATTGTTTCATCAGTCTTACACAGTTTCCTCTCCTGAGATCAGCCATGTTGACATCGCTATCAGTCTTcatctttttgtgtttgagaAACGTCTGAGTGTGAACTCTCACCTGCATCCCCACCCAGCACCAGCGGCGAAGCCTCCTGCTGGGAGGCCGCCGTTACCGTGGATGAGGTGGACGCTGGAGAAGACACGCCCANTCCTTCAGCAGAAAGATAAAGTCCTACATTTAAGTCGTCTTTTCTCCGTCTACCCATCGCCCAAAACGTGCGACAAGTCCTCAAAGTCACAGTCGAACAGTTCGCTGATTCCTTCATGGTCCTCCAGTCCAAAGTGGTAGTCGTGTCTATAGGGAGGGGAGAGGTTGATAAAACTGTCCAACGGGAGAGGAAGGCATTCTCCGTTCAGGAGGTCCGAGGACGAGAGAGGCGACAGGTCAAAGGGCCCGATGTCCCCCAGGCTGGAGAACAGGTCTCCCCCCAGGAGAGATTCTGTTGACGAAAGTGAgaggtgtgaaaaaaaaaagacaatggtGCGGGAACGCAGCCAACCACAAAAGATGTTAGAGTTATGTTTAAGCACTGTGGTGAAACCGGTCGTTCCTGCTGAGAGATTGATCAACTTCTGAGATAACCAAACAtgtcaacagaaaaataaaaccttaaaaaatccTGCCAAACATGCGATGTAGGCACTGCAATTTAACCTGTCTTTACACTTATCTAGTTAATTACTGGAGCAACATTTCAGCAGACGATGGCTAAAACCAATGAAAAACAGGGTTTTCCAGACTCTTTTTATATGTGATTTCTGATCTATTTAGGCCCAACAGAACAccttataattttatttttgttttttattttcaattttacacCATTTCCACTGTAGTGGACAACAAGATGATTTACTTCTGCCATTACGACCTGAAAGAGACACGAAAAACTAATAGGATCTGATGTTAACTTAAATATGCATTCagtttgatcaaaaacaaatttagtttAAAGGAACCTTATTGCGGTCATGTGGTTATGGtatgttcatattttcacacaCCATTCATTCGCCCTGAACCGCAGTgaccctctgtgtgtgtgctgctacYCACTAACCAAACACCCGATTCTCTGGGTAAACTCTGCAGTACATGTGGCTTTTTCCCCTTGCAAAGCACAAATCGCTGCTCGTCTTAATCTGATTAGATTGTTTCATCAGTCTTACACAGTTTCCTCTCCTGAGATCAGCCATGTTGACATCGCTATCAGTCTTcatctttttgtgtttgagaAACGTCTGAGTGTGAACTCTCACCTGCATCCCCACCCAGCACCAGCGGCGAAGCCTCCTGCTGGGAGGCCGCCGTTACCGTGGATGAGGTGGACGCTGGAGAAGACACGCCCAYGTCCAACGCCGCTGCTCCAGTTTGGGCCGGCAGTGGCAGTTGCTCGGCGGGTGGCGTGGGGGGTGTGGGGGGTGTGCGGTGGRATGGGTCGGCGCTGATTTGAGACGGGCTGCCACCCGTCACGGGGCTGCACACGCCTGAGCTGTCCTCTGGACAGAGGAAGACGTCTATGGGACCCTGCGTGCTCCTGAGCGACACCTGGTAGCCCTGAGAGACACGGACAACATGAAGGAGCGCCGCTCAGTCAGGAGGAACTCACACACTGCAGCTCCATTACAAACATGTccaaactttgtcaatattccactaatgttggaaaaaaaaaccctccaacaTTTTGCAATTGCTGTTTCTACtatataagaaacaaaattacagCTCACACGTAAAGAAGTTTGTTCACACCACTTGTGGAGCTTTTGATCGACAaacagtattttatattttatttaaattggcaattttccattaagtgaatttatgYtcaaaatgtcaaactgtggacTTATAGGgtgaatggaaacgcagctactgagGCGGGTTTCCTCTGCCCTCACCTCGCTGGGCTCTGTGACTTGCATCTGAGTCTCTGGAGGAGCTCTGACCACCATGACCAGCTGGTCTGGGGAGTCGAAYGACTGCCGCAGGTCCTGACAGCGCACGTAGCCCAGCCTGCTGGACGCAGCTGTTAAAGAGCTAACACTTCTGTTTGCAGGATGCAATGTTGCAATGTTGTTTTCTGATTGTTGCAGTCTAAAATGACTAAAGCTTATTTTTAGCACCATATGGTTGtacaaaaaatgttgaaattgttgCATATGACCAGAATAAAGACGGGATTTTAACATCGGATTTAAATTGCAAATTACGTTTCCAAGTTCCTTCTTCTactttatgcaaataaaatcacgTCCTGTGTTGTCACAGTGCARAAGAAGAACTCCATATTGGTCATTCAAGWTAACATGAACTGTATWAGCAAAACATACAGAACGTCTCAAAAGAMAAAAAGGCATATGTTACCATTTATCATTATGCATGCTTTGTCTWTCAAGAGATGCCTTTATCGTAATTAGTTGAAAAtcgtctcaaaacaacaatattattatttatctccATAATTTCTGGAACTATCTATTGTCCAGCTAAATGTGTTGTTGTGACAGGCCTAGGTATGAATATTTCTGTAGGTGTCCAGCCATCCAACCAACTGATGAATCAAACCCGGTCACTCATACAGCATTCACTAGAAGCMGTAAAAGGATATTTCTTGTTCTGTGGTTCCTCGGTCAGCAGCCGCAGCTGCAGGGTGCATTTAGAGATGAGTTCGTCCAGCTGCTCCTCAGCCTCAGTCAGGTCACACACctccctctgcagctccttgTGCCGGGACACCAGGCTGGTATCGATGCGGTTGCCGCTGCAGAACAACAGTTGTGTTAAAACTCAGAAGTTACCTCAGCAGTCTGGTTTGCTCTCACACTCACAGCCACTGGATGTTGTTCTTGGACTTCTTGGAGATGAGCTGGATTCCCTCCAGGACGTTAGTGATGTCATAGATGCGTCTCTTCTGGACATCCAGGACCTGGGAGGCCCAGTTCAGGTCCACCACGCCGTCGGCTGACTGCGACAGCAGGTTCAGGAAGCGCTTGGTGGTCAGGTTTAGGGACGTGTCGTATCGGGACTTCTCCGTCGAGCTTCGAGGAActttgcagaaaacaaagaacgtctgagtttacattttctgtagaattcaaatttattcaaaaaaYAtgtcaaagggaaattaaacgtTGCAGCAATTCATATTAATTTAAGATTCTGATAGTGACGGCTGTGGGCAgaaaggatctcctgtagcagtctgtgttacagatAATTTGATTAAGCCTCTGACTTTTCTATGAAGAGGGAagtctgatgaagaggatgctcaggATTAACAGAGGCACCTGGTTTATTTAATGTTCTGCAAACTGAACCTCCATTTTAGGGCTCCTGCTCTCGAGTTCAACATTTTGCAAAATCCTTTTCCAAAGTATTGCACCCCATTTCATCTGGTACATTATAACTTCAAACATTTGCctgtttgtttaattattaagcACAAAGTAGGACACAACTCTGATGTGGAAGGAATATTTGCTGACACCAGCAAATATTCCTTCCTTCTACAGACGATCCAGGGCAACGGATCGTCTACAGAAGTCATTTAATTACCAGTAACATCCTATTTATGAGTAGTTtcatctcagtataaatccagttgttctgtgaaggaCTCTGAAGAAACATTAGTGATAGTGATTAAGCAGCAAGATGACGattaaagatgttttcacatctgatagtcCAGAAGACTCGGTTTGATTTGGAACCAAAATTataacatttgttccattttcagctgctgtgtcaaataaaccaaagtaTTTGAAAACCTGTTCCTCCCCAGTCCTGTGGGagcgctgcaccaagaatcactgaaggaaatgacatgagaacaaaatgtaaaaaattaaataaaatggagtgATGTCAAATTTTAGCTGTTGtcggatttctcttttgtctttggctaaagaccacAAATGGCTAAAGACTGACAAGATAGACtgacttgtttgttttgattgtatttacccagaattctcTGTACTATACTCAAcctcctgcttttggagtggtctaaAAAAAGCAGAGGAGTTAAAGCAGATATCTGAAGGAGCACTGCTCAGCCCATCATCCAAGAATGGAAACAGTATCGcacaactggaaaaaaaaaagaacaacaacaaaaagaagctaaaattgATCAGGGGACAAAACAAGCGACAGACTAGCAAcccgtccagggtgaccccgcctctcgcctggaacatcagctggagataggcaccagcaaccctccYgaccccactaagggacaagggtgtacagaaaatggatggatggacggaatGTCAATGTCTGTATATTCATCTTCAGCAGAGACAAGAAGTTAAATGCAGGCGGCTGGGACAAAGTGAAAC
This region includes:
- the e2f1 gene encoding transcription factor E2F1, which codes for MSETLITGQTSEDLLADFETLLNSGSIDLGEEHQIVIITSPSNEGLHPAIAPTSTGEILLFATPQGPTDVGVQDKRRPVLGRPPVKRKLDLDSDHQYVSTTRPATGQVPPSTPAPPRVPRSSTEKSRYDTSLNLTTKRFLNLLSQSADGVVDLNWASQVLDVQKRRIYDITNVLEGIQLISKKSKNNIQWLGNRIDTSLVSRHKELQREVCDLTEAEEQLDELISKCTLQLRLLTEEPQNKKLGYVRCQDLRQSFDSPDQLVMVVRAPPETQMQVTEPSEGYQVSLRSTQGPIDVFLCPEDSSGVCSPVTGGSPSQISADPXHRTPPTPPTPPAEQLPLPAQTGAAALDXGVSSPASTSSTVTAASQQEASPLVLGGDAESLLGGDLFSSLGDIGPFDLSPLSSSDLLNGECLPLPLDSFINLSPPYRHDYHFGLEDHEGISELFDCDFEDLSHVLGDG